A portion of the Mesoplasma entomophilum genome contains these proteins:
- a CDS encoding nicotinate phosphoribosyltransferase, with amino-acid sequence MKKILFDKRIKNGYYIADYFKKTRTIIENQLSNSIVTMQFFQRKNDITLSGINEVLQLLEFACEDYKSLKIWSLSDGNIINANEPVLKIEGKYSNFGWLEGMIDGILARNSSVATNSKKIVSAANGKPVLNMMDRADSYLTLANDGYSSWVGGIKLFVTEASLELIDDESIPKPSGTMPHALIQAFDGDIIKATEAFYRTFPESNLLSLIDYNNDCVRDAVKVANHFKEKLWAVRIDTSGNLIDKYLEENKMKYPANANLYGVNEYLIKEVRNALDKTGNTHVKIIVSSGLTAEKIKEFEANNVPVDIYGVGGYLAKIDNNFTGDAVLINGKEQAKFGRKNMPSDRLKQIK; translated from the coding sequence ATGAAAAAAATACTTTTTGATAAAAGAATTAAAAATGGTTACTATATTGCTGACTATTTCAAGAAAACAAGAACTATTATAGAAAATCAACTTTCTAATTCCATTGTAACTATGCAATTTTTTCAAAGAAAAAATGATATTACATTGTCAGGCATAAATGAAGTTTTACAGTTATTAGAGTTTGCATGTGAAGACTATAAAAGTTTGAAAATATGGTCATTAAGTGATGGAAATATTATTAATGCAAATGAACCAGTTTTAAAAATTGAAGGTAAGTATTCAAATTTTGGTTGATTGGAAGGAATGATTGATGGAATATTAGCAAGAAATTCTTCTGTAGCAACAAATTCAAAAAAAATAGTTTCTGCTGCGAATGGTAAGCCCGTTTTAAATATGATGGATCGTGCTGATTCTTATTTGACTTTGGCAAATGATGGATATTCATCATGAGTTGGTGGAATAAAACTTTTTGTTACAGAAGCATCATTAGAATTGATTGATGATGAGTCAATCCCAAAGCCTTCTGGTACAATGCCACATGCTCTTATTCAGGCATTTGATGGAGATATTATAAAAGCTACAGAAGCATTTTATAGAACTTTTCCTGAAAGTAATTTATTATCATTAATTGATTACAATAATGATTGTGTTAGAGATGCCGTTAAAGTTGCTAATCATTTTAAAGAAAAGTTATGAGCTGTCAGAATTGATACTTCAGGAAATTTAATTGATAAATATTTAGAAGAAAATAAAATGAAATACCCCGCTAATGCTAATTTATATGGTGTAAATGAATATTTAATTAAAGAAGTCAGAAACGCGCTTGATAAAACTGGAAACACACATGTAAAAATAATTGTTTCTTCGGGCTTAACAGCAGAAAAAATTAAAGAATTTGAAGCAAACAACGTACCTGTTGATATATATGGAGTTGGCGGATATCTAGCAAAAATAGATAACAACTTTACAGGTGATGCTGTTCTAATAAACGGTAAAGAGCAGGCAAAATTTGGAAGAAAAAATATGCCTTCTGACCGTTTAAAACAAATAAAATAA
- the ytpR gene encoding YtpR family tRNA-binding protein, whose amino-acid sequence MSTKFGVFYNKEFNCLLLTFSNKPITTSEKIKNIVILKNQDEIVGINIFNVKKEINKSFIINEPVIYEYINSELKDVIKLQNLPQFVIGKIIKCEKIPDTHLSACEVDIKSEILKIVCGARNAREGIYVVVATDGSWMPNGMQIVKGKLRGFDSEGMLCSAKELGIEEAKFNSDGIIELDEKYHNALGAEFKG is encoded by the coding sequence ATGAGTACAAAATTTGGAGTATTTTATAACAAAGAATTCAATTGTTTATTGCTAACTTTCAGTAATAAACCTATAACAACATCAGAAAAAATTAAAAATATTGTTATTTTGAAAAATCAAGATGAAATTGTTGGAATAAATATTTTTAATGTAAAAAAAGAAATAAATAAAAGTTTTATAATAAATGAACCTGTTATTTATGAATATATCAACTCTGAATTAAAAGATGTAATAAAATTACAAAATTTACCTCAGTTTGTAATAGGCAAAATCATTAAATGTGAAAAAATACCCGACACACATTTAAGTGCGTGTGAAGTAGACATTAAATCGGAAATATTAAAAATTGTATGTGGAGCAAGAAATGCAAGAGAAGGCATTTATGTTGTTGTAGCCACTGACGGAAGTTGAATGCCAAATGGTATGCAAATAGTTAAAGGGAAACTAAGAGGATTTGATTCTGAAGGTATGTTATGTAGTGCTAAAGAATTAGGCATAGAAGAAGCAAAATTTAATTCAGATGGAATTATCGAATTAGATGAAAAATACCATAACGCTTTAGGAGCAGAGTTTAAAGGATAA
- a CDS encoding DegV family protein: MKIAILTDSSFDGNLKSFKDLYQVPLLIVEEDGTTHFSDDKLDDNFFYDLLDKQILKTAQTTPGEMLKVWDKLLTEYDQIIFLPLSKGLSGQFSTYRMISETEKEYKGKVFVCDTNGVSIVNQEFVKKVAFWIAQNKKGFEIMELVSKSNEDFIGYIIPKSLDTLKRGGRISPAAASLAKMLKIVPILRYDGKIDKEATARTFKKAINEALDLIKKNAKGVKTVDISYSRMEPETLAEIVKIIEEKGFTINLKSQITSVIAAHTGKETLAIAAWKK; the protein is encoded by the coding sequence ATGAAAATAGCTATTTTAACTGACTCATCATTTGATGGGAATTTAAAAAGTTTTAAAGATTTGTACCAGGTTCCTCTACTGATTGTTGAAGAAGACGGTACAACGCATTTTAGTGATGATAAGTTAGACGATAACTTTTTTTATGACTTATTAGACAAACAGATTCTAAAGACCGCACAAACCACACCGGGGGAAATGTTAAAAGTCTGAGATAAACTTTTAACTGAATATGATCAAATAATATTCTTACCTTTATCAAAAGGATTGAGTGGACAATTTAGTACTTACAGAATGATAAGTGAAACCGAAAAAGAATATAAAGGAAAGGTTTTTGTTTGTGATACTAACGGAGTAAGTATCGTTAATCAAGAATTTGTAAAAAAAGTTGCCTTTTGAATTGCACAAAATAAAAAAGGTTTTGAAATAATGGAACTAGTTTCAAAATCAAATGAAGATTTTATAGGTTACATTATTCCAAAATCATTGGATACGTTGAAGCGTGGTGGAAGAATAAGCCCTGCAGCTGCTAGTTTAGCAAAAATGCTAAAAATTGTACCAATACTTAGATATGATGGGAAAATTGATAAAGAAGCTACGGCAAGAACTTTTAAAAAAGCTATTAACGAAGCTTTAGATTTGATTAAGAAGAATGCAAAAGGTGTTAAAACTGTCGATATTTCTTATTCAAGAATGGAACCAGAAACATTAGCAGAAATTGTTAAAATAATTGAAGAAAAAGGATTTACTATAAATTTAAAAAGTCAGATAACAAGTGTTATCGCAGCGCACACGGGCAAAGAAACATTAGCTATAGCAGCTTGAAAGAAATAG
- a CDS encoding DegV family protein: MKIVILLDSSGTNSSEKIKNKNIEVLPLHFTFPNGTDMLDTPKEVKEKNIIKLISEGVDIKTSQASPGEVENKYDELLKTYDHIYHIPITGNLSSMLQTAMMVSRDDKYIGKVTVYENLNIAAQAIEQTALYITNLIEKGVIETPEQITEAIKDYEKSIYIAILPGDLKRLTSGGRGKKAVTTVLNLLKTKVLIKWEAEPKKEAMGRTIHSIMERITKVYHDKYTKGYEMVFVRTPLTSSKIYEAARTALIEAKVNFSEELIPNIYTAHAGVDTIGFIITKTI, encoded by the coding sequence ATGAAAATAGTTATTTTATTAGACAGTTCAGGAACTAATTCATCAGAAAAAATAAAAAATAAAAATATTGAAGTTTTACCGTTACATTTTACTTTTCCTAATGGAACAGATATGTTAGATACACCAAAAGAAGTAAAGGAAAAAAACATTATTAAACTTATTTCAGAAGGCGTTGACATTAAAACAAGTCAAGCTAGCCCGGGTGAAGTTGAAAACAAATATGATGAACTTTTAAAAACTTATGATCATATTTACCATATACCTATTACTGGTAATTTATCAAGTATGTTACAAACAGCTATGATGGTTTCAAGAGATGATAAGTATATAGGAAAAGTAACTGTTTATGAAAACTTAAACATTGCTGCTCAAGCAATAGAGCAAACAGCTCTTTACATTACTAATTTAATTGAAAAAGGGGTTATCGAAACTCCTGAACAAATCACTGAAGCTATTAAGGATTACGAAAAATCTATTTACATCGCAATCCTTCCTGGTGATCTTAAAAGATTAACAAGTGGTGGAAGAGGAAAAAAGGCAGTTACAACCGTTTTAAACCTTTTAAAAACTAAAGTTTTAATTAAATGAGAAGCTGAACCAAAAAAAGAAGCAATGGGTAGAACTATCCATTCAATTATGGAAAGAATTACAAAAGTTTACCATGATAAATATACTAAAGGTTATGAAATGGTTTTTGTCAGAACCCCATTAACATCTTCAAAAATATATGAAGCTGCAAGAACTGCGTTAATTGAAGCCAAAGTTAATTTTTCAGAAGAACTAATCCCTAATATTTATACAGCTCATGCTGGTGTTGATACAATAGGATTTATTATTACTAAAACTATATAA
- a CDS encoding Fur family transcriptional regulator, translating to MLKLNKAQQAKYNEIIEQLKVNSIKITEIRSNIIKLIIISEHINIQQLTLKLEKILANVNLASIYNTIDLLLKEHIITSNTFDGKNIWYELSTNKSAHIKCDNCGNIEHVSADKITNINFDEFRDLILDKKQMLEHVKIELHVICESCIKKRN from the coding sequence ATGTTAAAGTTAAATAAAGCTCAGCAAGCAAAATATAATGAAATTATTGAGCAACTAAAAGTTAATTCAATTAAAATAACTGAAATAAGGTCTAACATAATTAAACTTATTATCATATCAGAACATATAAATATTCAGCAGCTGACATTAAAGCTTGAAAAAATTTTAGCTAATGTTAATTTAGCAAGTATTTATAATACAATTGATTTATTATTGAAGGAACACATTATAACCTCAAATACATTTGATGGAAAAAATATTTGATATGAACTTTCAACAAATAAATCAGCACACATTAAATGTGACAATTGTGGAAACATTGAGCATGTATCTGCAGACAAAATAACAAATATAAATTTTGATGAATTTAGAGACTTAATTTTGGATAAGAAGCAGATGCTTGAGCATGTAAAAATTGAATTACATGTTATTTGTGAAAGTTGTATTAAAAAAAGAAATTAG
- a CDS encoding acyl carrier protein — translation MNIHNEIIKELKNKGAKGNLTAETQFSTIGLDSLDLMDMITVLEDRLSIFVPDDKLLEIKTIKDLENVITELTK, via the coding sequence ATGAATATACATAACGAAATTATTAAAGAATTAAAAAACAAAGGTGCAAAAGGAAATCTAACAGCTGAAACTCAGTTTTCAACAATCGGTCTAGATTCATTAGATTTAATGGATATGATTACAGTTTTAGAGGACCGTTTATCAATATTTGTTCCTGATGATAAACTTTTAGAAATTAAAACAATCAAAGATTTAGAAAATGTTATTACAGAGTTAACAAAATAA
- a CDS encoding L-lactate dehydrogenase, which translates to MKKTSNKVVLVGTGAVGMSFIYSAVNQGLAEEYVLIDVNTKAAEGNAIDIQDTMAVLDKPFTIKAGTYDDCKDADLIVITAGRPQRPGETRLELIADNSRIMKGIAEAIKASGFNGVTVIASNPCDVLTTVYQQVTGYDEHSVVGAGTTLDSARLRRLVAEKLNVAPKSVNAYIMGEHGDSSVAAYSKATVMGQPISKYLAEGKITDADLQECWTRAIRMAYEIIERKGATYYGIGVCLAAISSAILRDEKTTFMVGAKLNGEYGQKGFYTGVPAILGSKGWETIIEWDLTDAEKDAFKKSCDALDATYQKAKEAIA; encoded by the coding sequence ATGAAAAAAACTTCAAACAAAGTTGTGTTAGTTGGTACTGGAGCTGTTGGGATGTCATTTATTTACTCAGCAGTTAACCAAGGGTTAGCTGAAGAATACGTATTAATTGATGTTAACACAAAAGCTGCAGAAGGAAACGCAATTGATATTCAAGATACAATGGCTGTTTTAGACAAACCATTTACAATTAAAGCAGGAACTTATGATGATTGTAAAGATGCTGACTTAATTGTTATTACAGCTGGACGCCCTCAAAGACCTGGTGAAACAAGATTAGAATTAATTGCTGATAACTCAAGAATTATGAAAGGGATCGCTGAAGCTATTAAAGCATCAGGATTTAATGGAGTAACTGTTATTGCTTCAAATCCATGTGACGTTTTAACAACTGTTTATCAACAAGTAACTGGTTATGACGAACATTCAGTAGTTGGAGCTGGAACAACTCTTGACTCAGCTAGATTAAGAAGATTAGTTGCTGAAAAATTAAATGTGGCTCCAAAATCAGTTAACGCATACATTATGGGAGAACATGGAGATTCATCAGTTGCTGCTTATTCAAAAGCAACAGTTATGGGACAACCAATTAGTAAATACTTAGCAGAAGGAAAAATTACTGATGCTGACTTGCAAGAATGCTGAACAAGAGCTATTAGAATGGCATATGAAATTATTGAACGTAAAGGTGCTACTTACTACGGAATTGGTGTATGTTTAGCTGCTATTTCATCAGCAATCTTGAGAGATGAAAAAACAACATTCATGGTTGGTGCTAAATTAAACGGAGAATATGGACAAAAAGGATTCTACACAGGAGTTCCTGCAATCTTAGGATCAAAAGGATGAGAAACAATCATCGAATGAGACTTAACAGACGCAGAAAAAGATGCATTTAAGAAATCATGTGATGCTTTAGATGCAACTTACCAAAAAGCAAAAGAAGCTATTGCTTAA